CTAAATAAATAGCCTCTTCTACTTCTAAAAAATGATCTTCTGAAAAAGCTCTTCGTTCGCCAATTATTTTTTCTCCTGATTCATTAATCGTTTTATCTGCATGAATATAGGCACTAACGTGTGGATGCTCTTCCATAAAATCAACTTGCTTTTGTAATTTGCCAGGATCTGTCCAGTAGTCATCCCCTTCACAGTACGCTACATATTTTCCTGAAGCTCTCGTAAAGTTGTAGACGTAATCAATTTCGATACCTTGTGACATTTTATTTTCCTTTTGAAGAATAGGTTTTATAATGGTAGGATACATCTTTTGATACTCTCGAATGACATCCGCAGTGCGGTCAGTCGAAGCATCATCATGAATTAATATTTCAAACGGAAAATAAGTTTTTTGCATTAAAAAGCTTTCTAAGGTATTCGCAATATATGTTTCTTGGTTATACGTGATACAACAGATACTGACTAATGGTTTCATTATTTTGCATTCCTTTCTTATGAAAAACATTCTCTTCTAAGGAGAGTCTTTTATTCTTAAGGGTCGGATATTTGCCACGGGAAATGAGTAAAAAACCATCATTCCTAGTAAAAGCCAAAAGATTCTAGAATAGTTAAATGAAACTGCCATCGATCCGATTAGAAATGTAAAAAACATTTCTTTTACAGTTAAGGACCATTGCTCATTTCTTTTATCTGCTACCGGTGAGAAAAATACTTTGCCCATATAAATCAACAACACACTGGTTATCGGAAGTCCCCATTCAGCAGCCATGGTAATAAAGGTGTTATGAGCAATATTTGCATCTTCAGTAATCAATCCAGCCAATCGTAGATAATTTTGACCAATCCCTACTCCCGTTATAGGATGCGTTTTAATGAGTTGGATTCCGGTTTCCCATTGGATGTTCCGACTGGATCCTCCTCCAGAAACAGCTTGTTCAAAATCTGTTAGTAACATCTGTACGCGAGAAAAGATCGGAAATCTTTGGGCTACTAGATCTAATGCAGATAAAAGAAGTTGTAAGATAAAAGGGGAAAAAAGTAAGAGGATAGAGAGTGCTAATAAAATATAAAATAAATTAATTCCTTTTAACTTTCCTTCTTTAACAGAATGAATTACTTTAATAAGGAATAGACAGAATAAAGTAACGAATCCGGTTTTCGAACCAGAACTAAAAATAGATAGAATCAAAATGACGATACTCGCATATTTTAACCAGGGCTGTTTTGTTTTAATTCTTAAAACAACAGCTAAAGCTGCACATTGAATGACTGCAAAGTAATTAGGGTCATTCATGAAGCCCGTTAAGCGAGAGCCCATATAGAGCATTTTGTCTGATAAACTGGGAATTCTTATAAAAAATAAAGAAATCCCAATCAAACCAATCAGGGTGGAAGCTATTAAAAACCATTTTAAAAGATGCTCGGTTAACTTTATTTTGGCAACTTGAATTCCTACACTAAAGTACAATAAAGATACAAATAGTTTAAAGTAGTCCTTTAGCAAGTCTTTGCGTCCAATTTCAATTTGATGAATCCCAGGAATGTGAAGAATACTGTTCATTAATAAAAAGAAAGAGAATAGAAAGAACAGAGCGAACGTTCTTGCTGGCAAGTCCAGTAATTGATTCATCAATAATAGTAAAAGAATCATGACAATAGTAATATCAGCAAGAGATAAGTTAAACCCGAACATCACATTCGATTGATTCAAAAAGATTCCTAGTATACTTATAAAAAATATCAGAGAACGATTATTATCTGTAGCTTGTACGTTCACTTTCTCTAACTCCATATGAGATCACCTTAACTTTTTTCATATTGTTGTTCCTCAATCATGTTAGTTTAAAATTTTGACAGGACTTTCTTTTGCAAGAGTTCCTTTATCCGTTTCCATGTACGTACTGTAAATGATATCCAATTCATCCATTACTGATTGAAGCGAATAAGCTTCCATTAACTGGATACTTCTTCGACCAAACCTTTTCTTTAGCAATTCATTGCTAGCGAGACTTTGAATTCCTTCTACGAATGTATCCACATCATCTATTTCAGTTACATACCCATTTACATTTTGATGAACTAAATCTTTGTTTCCTCTACAAGCAGTAACAACTAAAGGTAATCCAGTCGCCATAGCTTCCATTACGTTCACTGGCAGTCCTTCTTGTCGAGAGCTTGAGACTGCAATATCACTGAGCTGCATCAGCTTATCTACATCACTTCTATATCCTAGTAAATGGATTTTATCAGCTAGACCAAATTGATTGATTTCTGCTTGATACTGATCATGAAGATCTCCTTTTCCAACCAAAAGTAATTTTACTTGCGGATAGTCTTCTTGAAGTTCTCGCATCACTTTTATTAGCATCGATTGATTTTTCCTTGGAGATAATTCCGCTACGTAAATCATGACAAAATCATCTGGACTTATATCATATTCTTTCCGCAGAGCTTGTTTTCTTCCAGATGTTGGTGGCTGGAACCGTTCTAAATCTACACCTACTCCATGAACAAATTTAATTTCAGTAGCTTTAAATTTTCTTTCATGGGCAGCTTGAAAGTCTTCTTCATTCATCGTAATCAAACAGTCTGTAAAACTAGCTAGTAATTTTTCAATTGGATAATAAATAATCCAATTCTGAACGGGCGCGCCTTTAAAGAAATGGAACCCATGTGCGGTGTAGAGGACTTTTGTACCTTCTTTACGAAGACTTTTTGCGGCAAGTCTGGTTAAAACGGCCCCCATGGGAGTATGACAATGAACAATGTCATATTGATTACTCTCGAGTAAGAGTTTTAGCACCTTGTAAGCTTC
The Jeotgalibaca sp. MA1X17-3 genome window above contains:
- a CDS encoding glycosyltransferase family 4 protein, with the translated sequence MKKVLFTATVDSHILHFHMPHIQWFKEQGYEVHVASNGATQLEGVDQKFNVPFERKPLKVNSWEAYKVLKLLLESNQYDIVHCHTPMGAVLTRLAAKSLRKEGTKVLYTAHGFHFFKGAPVQNWIIYYPIEKLLASFTDCLITMNEEDFQAAHERKFKATEIKFVHGVGVDLERFQPPTSGRKQALRKEYDISPDDFVMIYVAELSPRKNQSMLIKVMRELQEDYPQVKLLLVGKGDLHDQYQAEINQFGLADKIHLLGYRSDVDKLMQLSDIAVSSSRQEGLPVNVMEAMATGLPLVVTACRGNKDLVHQNVNGYVTEIDDVDTFVEGIQSLASNELLKKRFGRRSIQLMEAYSLQSVMDELDIIYSTYMETDKGTLAKESPVKILN
- a CDS encoding O-antigen ligase, with protein sequence MNVQATDNNRSLIFFISILGIFLNQSNVMFGFNLSLADITIVMILLLLLMNQLLDLPARTFALFFLFSFFLLMNSILHIPGIHQIEIGRKDLLKDYFKLFVSLLYFSVGIQVAKIKLTEHLLKWFLIASTLIGLIGISLFFIRIPSLSDKMLYMGSRLTGFMNDPNYFAVIQCAALAVVLRIKTKQPWLKYASIVILILSIFSSGSKTGFVTLFCLFLIKVIHSVKEGKLKGINLFYILLALSILLLFSPFILQLLLSALDLVAQRFPIFSRVQMLLTDFEQAVSGGGSSRNIQWETGIQLIKTHPITGVGIGQNYLRLAGLITEDANIAHNTFITMAAEWGLPITSVLLIYMGKVFFSPVADKRNEQWSLTVKEMFFTFLIGSMAVSFNYSRIFWLLLGMMVFYSFPVANIRPLRIKDSP